A genomic window from Macaca mulatta isolate MMU2019108-1 chromosome 19, T2T-MMU8v2.0, whole genome shotgun sequence includes:
- the FXYD3 gene encoding FXYD domain-containing ion transport regulator 3 isoform X2, with the protein MGRGNSGALQARGGLEEPLERGLRGPSFTQSPLHGAAAAYLSAQRDVSLLALGPRSDMQKVTLGLLVFLVGLPVLDANDPEDKNSPFYYDWHSLQVGGLICAGVLCAMGIIIVMSGKCKCKFGQKPSHHPGETPPLITPGSAHN; encoded by the exons ATGGGAAGGGGGAATAGTGGGGCCTTGCAGGCCAGAGGTGGCTTGGAGGAGCCCCTGGAAAGAGGCTTAAGAG GCCCGAGTTTCACCCAGTCCCCACTCCACGGCGCGGCTGCGGCTTATCTCTCAGCCCAGCGAGATGTCAGCCTTCTTGCCCTGG GCCCGCGCTCTGACATGCAGAAGGTGACCCTGGGCCTGCTTGTGTTCCTGGTAG GCTTGCCTGTCCTGGACGCCAATGACCCAGAAG ATAAAAACAGTCCTTTCTACTATG ACTGGCACAGCCTCCAGGTTGGCGGGCTCATCTGCGCTGGGGTTCTGTGCGCCATGGGCATCATCATTGTCATGA GTGGAAAATGCAAATGTAAGTTCGGCCAGAAGCCCAG TCACCATCCAGGGGAGACTCCACCTCTCATCACCCCAG GCTCAGCCCATAACTGA
- the FXYD3 gene encoding FXYD domain-containing ion transport regulator 3 isoform X4 produces the protein MGRGNSGALQARGGLEEPLERGLRGPRSDMQKVTLGLLVFLVGLPVLDANDPEDKNSPFYYDWHSLQVGGLICAGVLCAMGIIIVMSGKCKCKFGQKPSHHPGETPPLITPGSAHN, from the exons ATGGGAAGGGGGAATAGTGGGGCCTTGCAGGCCAGAGGTGGCTTGGAGGAGCCCCTGGAAAGAGGCTTAAGAG GCCCGCGCTCTGACATGCAGAAGGTGACCCTGGGCCTGCTTGTGTTCCTGGTAG GCTTGCCTGTCCTGGACGCCAATGACCCAGAAG ATAAAAACAGTCCTTTCTACTATG ACTGGCACAGCCTCCAGGTTGGCGGGCTCATCTGCGCTGGGGTTCTGTGCGCCATGGGCATCATCATTGTCATGA GTGGAAAATGCAAATGTAAGTTCGGCCAGAAGCCCAG TCACCATCCAGGGGAGACTCCACCTCTCATCACCCCAG GCTCAGCCCATAACTGA
- the FXYD3 gene encoding FXYD domain-containing ion transport regulator 3 isoform X1, with protein MGRGNSGALQARGGLEEPLERGLRGPSFTQSPLHGAAAAYLSAQRDVSLLALGPRSDMQKVTLGLLVFLVGLPVLDANDPEDKNSPFYYDWHSLQVGGLICAGVLCAMGIIIVMSGKCKCKFGQKPSHHPGETPPLITPGKDGAAWG; from the exons ATGGGAAGGGGGAATAGTGGGGCCTTGCAGGCCAGAGGTGGCTTGGAGGAGCCCCTGGAAAGAGGCTTAAGAG GCCCGAGTTTCACCCAGTCCCCACTCCACGGCGCGGCTGCGGCTTATCTCTCAGCCCAGCGAGATGTCAGCCTTCTTGCCCTGG GCCCGCGCTCTGACATGCAGAAGGTGACCCTGGGCCTGCTTGTGTTCCTGGTAG GCTTGCCTGTCCTGGACGCCAATGACCCAGAAG ATAAAAACAGTCCTTTCTACTATG ACTGGCACAGCCTCCAGGTTGGCGGGCTCATCTGCGCTGGGGTTCTGTGCGCCATGGGCATCATCATTGTCATGA GTGGAAAATGCAAATGTAAGTTCGGCCAGAAGCCCAG TCACCATCCAGGGGAGACTCCACCTCTCATCACCCCAGGTAAAGATGGGGCAGCATGGGGCTGA
- the FXYD3 gene encoding FXYD domain-containing ion transport regulator 3 isoform X3 has translation MGRGNSGALQARGGLEEPLERGLRGPRSDMQKVTLGLLVFLVGLPVLDANDPEDKNSPFYYDWHSLQVGGLICAGVLCAMGIIIVMSGKCKCKFGQKPSHHPGETPPLITPGKDGAAWG, from the exons ATGGGAAGGGGGAATAGTGGGGCCTTGCAGGCCAGAGGTGGCTTGGAGGAGCCCCTGGAAAGAGGCTTAAGAG GCCCGCGCTCTGACATGCAGAAGGTGACCCTGGGCCTGCTTGTGTTCCTGGTAG GCTTGCCTGTCCTGGACGCCAATGACCCAGAAG ATAAAAACAGTCCTTTCTACTATG ACTGGCACAGCCTCCAGGTTGGCGGGCTCATCTGCGCTGGGGTTCTGTGCGCCATGGGCATCATCATTGTCATGA GTGGAAAATGCAAATGTAAGTTCGGCCAGAAGCCCAG TCACCATCCAGGGGAGACTCCACCTCTCATCACCCCAGGTAAAGATGGGGCAGCATGGGGCTGA
- the FXYD3 gene encoding FXYD domain-containing ion transport regulator 3 isoform X6, with the protein MQKVTLGLLVFLVGLPVLDANDPEDKNSPFYYDWHSLQVGGLICAGVLCAMGIIIVMSGKCKCKFGQKPSHHPGETPPLITPGSAHN; encoded by the exons ATGCAGAAGGTGACCCTGGGCCTGCTTGTGTTCCTGGTAG GCTTGCCTGTCCTGGACGCCAATGACCCAGAAG ATAAAAACAGTCCTTTCTACTATG ACTGGCACAGCCTCCAGGTTGGCGGGCTCATCTGCGCTGGGGTTCTGTGCGCCATGGGCATCATCATTGTCATGA GTGGAAAATGCAAATGTAAGTTCGGCCAGAAGCCCAG TCACCATCCAGGGGAGACTCCACCTCTCATCACCCCAG GCTCAGCCCATAACTGA
- the FXYD3 gene encoding FXYD domain-containing ion transport regulator 3 isoform X5 yields MQKVTLGLLVFLVGLPVLDANDPEDKNSPFYYDWHSLQVGGLICAGVLCAMGIIIVMSGKCKCKFGQKPSHHPGETPPLITPGKDGAAWG; encoded by the exons ATGCAGAAGGTGACCCTGGGCCTGCTTGTGTTCCTGGTAG GCTTGCCTGTCCTGGACGCCAATGACCCAGAAG ATAAAAACAGTCCTTTCTACTATG ACTGGCACAGCCTCCAGGTTGGCGGGCTCATCTGCGCTGGGGTTCTGTGCGCCATGGGCATCATCATTGTCATGA GTGGAAAATGCAAATGTAAGTTCGGCCAGAAGCCCAG TCACCATCCAGGGGAGACTCCACCTCTCATCACCCCAGGTAAAGATGGGGCAGCATGGGGCTGA
- the LGI4 gene encoding leucine-rich repeat LGI family member 4 isoform X2 produces MGGAGILLLLLAGAGVVVAWRPPKGKCPLRCSCSKDSALCEGSPDLPVSFSPNLLSLSFVRTGVTQLKAGSFLRIPSLHLLLFTSNSFSVIEDDAFAGLSHLQYLFIEDNEIGSISKNALRGLRSLTHLSLANNHLEALPRFLFRGLETLTHVDLRGNPFQCDCRVLWLLQWMPTVNASVGTGACAGPAALSHMQLRHLDPETFKCRAIELSWFQTVGESALSVEPFSYEGEPHIVLAQPFAGRCLILSWDYSLQRFRPEEELPAPSVVSCKPLVLGPSLFVLAARLWGGSQLWARPSPGLRLAPTQTLAPRRLLRPNDAELLWLEGQPCFVVADASKAGSTTLLCRDGPGFYPHQSLHAWHRDTDAEALELDGRPHLLLASASQRPVLFHWTGGRFERRTDIPEAEDVYATRHFQAGGDVFLCLTRYIGDSMVMRWDGSMFRLLQQLPSRGAHVFQPLLIARDQLAILGSDFAFSQVLRLEPDKGLLEPLQELGPPALVAPRAFAHITMAGRRFLFAACFKGPTQIYQHHEIDLSA; encoded by the exons ATGGGAGGGGCAGGcattctgctgctgctgctggctggggcgGGGGTGGTGGTGGCCTGGAGGCCCCCAAAGGGAAAGTGTCCCTTGCGCTGTTCCTGCTCCAAAGACAGCGCCCTGTGTGAGGGATCCCCGGACCTGCCTGTCAGCTTCTCTCCAAACCTGCTGTCACT CTCATTCGTCAGGACTGGAGTCACCCAGCTGAAAGCCGGCAGCTTCCTGAGAATTCCGTCTCTGCACCTGCT CCTCTTCACCTCCAACTCTTTCTCCGTGATTGAGGACGATGCGTTTGCGGGCCTGTCCCACCTGCAGTACCT CTTCATCGAGGACAATGAGATTGGCTCCATCTCTAAGAATGCCCTCAGAGGACTTCGCTCGCTTACACACCT AAGCCTGGCCAATAACCACCTGGAGGCCCTCCCCAGATTCCTGTTCCGAGGCCTGGAGACCCTTACTCACGT GGACCTCCGTGGGAACCCGTTCCAGTGTGACTGCCGCGTCCTCTGGCTCCTGCAGTGGATGCCCACCGTGAACGCCAGCGTGGGGACCGGCGCCTGTGCGGGCCCCGCTGCCCTGAGCCATATGCAGCTCCGCCACCTCGACCCCGAGACCTTCAAGTGCAGAGCCATAG AGCTGTCCTGGTTCCAGACGGTGGGGGAGTCGGCCCTGAGCGTAGAGCCCTTCTCCTACGAAGGCGAGCCTCACATTGTGCTGGCACAGCCCTTCGCCGGCCGCTGCCTGATCCTCTCCTGGGACTACAGCCTGCAGCGCTTTCGGCCCGAGGAAGAGCTGCCCG cGCCCTCCGTGGTGTCCTGCAAGCCACTGGTGCTGGGCCCGAGCCTCTTCGTGCTGGCCGCCCGCCTGTGGGGGGGCTCACAGCTGTGGGCCCGGCCCAGTCCCGGCCTGCGCCTGGCCCCAACGCAGACCCTGGCCCCGCGGCGGCTGCTGCGGCCCAATGACGCCGAGCTCCTGTGGCTGGAAGGGCAGCCCTGCTTCGTGGTGGCCGACGCCTCCAAGGCAGGCAGCACCACGCTGCTGTGCCGCGACGGGCCCGGCTTTTACCCGCACCAGAGTCTGCACGCCTGGCACAGGGACACGGACGCTGAGGCCCTGGAACTGGACGGCCGGCCCCATCTGCTGCTGGCCTCGGCTTCCCAGCGGCCCGTGCTCTTCCACTGGACCGGTGGCCGCTTCGAGAGACGCACAGACATCCCTGAGGCCGAGGATGTCTATGCCACACGCCACTTCCAGGCTGGTGGGGACGTGTTCCTGTGCCTCACACGCTACATTGGGGACTCCATG GTCATGCGCTGGGACGGCTCCATGTTTCGTCTGCTGCAGCAACTTCCCTCGCGCGGTGCCCACGTCTTCCAGCCACTGCTCATCGCCAGGGACCAGCTGGCCATCCTGGGCAGCGACTTTGCCTTCAGTCAGGTCCTCCGTCTTGAGCCTGACAAGGGGCTCCTGGAGCCGCTGCAGGAGCTGGGGCCCCCGGCCCTGGTGGCCCCCCGTGCCTTCGCCCACATCACTATGGCCGGCAGACGCTTCCTCTTTGCTGCTTGCTTTAAGGGCCCCACACAGATCTACCAGCATCACGAGATTGACCTCAGTGCCTGA
- the LGI4 gene encoding leucine-rich repeat LGI family member 4 isoform X3, giving the protein MHSAITGSFVRTGVTQLKAGSFLRIPSLHLLLFTSNSFSVIEDDAFAGLSHLQYLFIEDNEIGSISKNALRGLRSLTHLSLANNHLEALPRFLFRGLETLTHVDLRGNPFQCDCRVLWLLQWMPTVNASVGTGACAGPAALSHMQLRHLDPETFKCRAIELSWFQTVGESALSVEPFSYEGEPHIVLAQPFAGRCLILSWDYSLQRFRPEEELPAPSVVSCKPLVLGPSLFVLAARLWGGSQLWARPSPGLRLAPTQTLAPRRLLRPNDAELLWLEGQPCFVVADASKAGSTTLLCRDGPGFYPHQSLHAWHRDTDAEALELDGRPHLLLASASQRPVLFHWTGGRFERRTDIPEAEDVYATRHFQAGGDVFLCLTRYIGDSMVMRWDGSMFRLLQQLPSRGAHVFQPLLIARDQLAILGSDFAFSQVLRLEPDKGLLEPLQELGPPALVAPRAFAHITMAGRRFLFAACFKGPTQIYQHHEIDLSA; this is encoded by the exons ATGCATTCCGCAATCACAGG CTCATTCGTCAGGACTGGAGTCACCCAGCTGAAAGCCGGCAGCTTCCTGAGAATTCCGTCTCTGCACCTGCT CCTCTTCACCTCCAACTCTTTCTCCGTGATTGAGGACGATGCGTTTGCGGGCCTGTCCCACCTGCAGTACCT CTTCATCGAGGACAATGAGATTGGCTCCATCTCTAAGAATGCCCTCAGAGGACTTCGCTCGCTTACACACCT AAGCCTGGCCAATAACCACCTGGAGGCCCTCCCCAGATTCCTGTTCCGAGGCCTGGAGACCCTTACTCACGT GGACCTCCGTGGGAACCCGTTCCAGTGTGACTGCCGCGTCCTCTGGCTCCTGCAGTGGATGCCCACCGTGAACGCCAGCGTGGGGACCGGCGCCTGTGCGGGCCCCGCTGCCCTGAGCCATATGCAGCTCCGCCACCTCGACCCCGAGACCTTCAAGTGCAGAGCCATAG AGCTGTCCTGGTTCCAGACGGTGGGGGAGTCGGCCCTGAGCGTAGAGCCCTTCTCCTACGAAGGCGAGCCTCACATTGTGCTGGCACAGCCCTTCGCCGGCCGCTGCCTGATCCTCTCCTGGGACTACAGCCTGCAGCGCTTTCGGCCCGAGGAAGAGCTGCCCG cGCCCTCCGTGGTGTCCTGCAAGCCACTGGTGCTGGGCCCGAGCCTCTTCGTGCTGGCCGCCCGCCTGTGGGGGGGCTCACAGCTGTGGGCCCGGCCCAGTCCCGGCCTGCGCCTGGCCCCAACGCAGACCCTGGCCCCGCGGCGGCTGCTGCGGCCCAATGACGCCGAGCTCCTGTGGCTGGAAGGGCAGCCCTGCTTCGTGGTGGCCGACGCCTCCAAGGCAGGCAGCACCACGCTGCTGTGCCGCGACGGGCCCGGCTTTTACCCGCACCAGAGTCTGCACGCCTGGCACAGGGACACGGACGCTGAGGCCCTGGAACTGGACGGCCGGCCCCATCTGCTGCTGGCCTCGGCTTCCCAGCGGCCCGTGCTCTTCCACTGGACCGGTGGCCGCTTCGAGAGACGCACAGACATCCCTGAGGCCGAGGATGTCTATGCCACACGCCACTTCCAGGCTGGTGGGGACGTGTTCCTGTGCCTCACACGCTACATTGGGGACTCCATG GTCATGCGCTGGGACGGCTCCATGTTTCGTCTGCTGCAGCAACTTCCCTCGCGCGGTGCCCACGTCTTCCAGCCACTGCTCATCGCCAGGGACCAGCTGGCCATCCTGGGCAGCGACTTTGCCTTCAGTCAGGTCCTCCGTCTTGAGCCTGACAAGGGGCTCCTGGAGCCGCTGCAGGAGCTGGGGCCCCCGGCCCTGGTGGCCCCCCGTGCCTTCGCCCACATCACTATGGCCGGCAGACGCTTCCTCTTTGCTGCTTGCTTTAAGGGCCCCACACAGATCTACCAGCATCACGAGATTGACCTCAGTGCCTGA
- the LGI4 gene encoding leucine-rich repeat LGI family member 4 isoform X1, whose amino-acid sequence MSCLHHLSPLHNWEVGATIVPILQMGKLRPHRTGPATQICMTSKLLSPLILQRGFWVWASESREPACIPQSQDSALCEGSPDLPVSFSPNLLSLSFVRTGVTQLKAGSFLRIPSLHLLLFTSNSFSVIEDDAFAGLSHLQYLFIEDNEIGSISKNALRGLRSLTHLSLANNHLEALPRFLFRGLETLTHWMPTVNASVGTGACAGPAALSHMQLRHLDPETFKCRAIELSWFQTVGESALSVEPFSYEGEPHIVLAQPFAGRCLILSWDYSLQRFRPEEELPAPSVVSCKPLVLGPSLFVLAARLWGGSQLWARPSPGLRLAPTQTLAPRRLLRPNDAELLWLEGQPCFVVADASKAGSTTLLCRDGPGFYPHQSLHAWHRDTDAEALELDGRPHLLLASASQRPVLFHWTGGRFERRTDIPEAEDVYATRHFQAGGDVFLCLTRYIGDSMVMRWDGSMFRLLQQLPSRGAHVFQPLLIARDQLAILGSDFAFSQVLRLEPDKGLLEPLQELGPPALVAPRAFAHITMAGRRFLFAACFKGPTQIYQHHEIDLSA is encoded by the exons ATGAGTTGCCTCCATCACCTGAGTCCTCTCCACAACTGGGAAGTGGGTGCCAcgattgtccccattttacagatgggaaaactgaggccacACAGGACTGGGCCTGCAACCCAGATCTGCATGACCTCCAAGCTGTTAAGCCCCCTTATCCTCCAACGAGGCTTCTGGGTGTGGGCGTCAGAGTCGAGAGAGCCTGCATGCATTCCGCAATCACAGG ACAGCGCCCTGTGTGAGGGATCCCCGGACCTGCCTGTCAGCTTCTCTCCAAACCTGCTGTCACT CTCATTCGTCAGGACTGGAGTCACCCAGCTGAAAGCCGGCAGCTTCCTGAGAATTCCGTCTCTGCACCTGCT CCTCTTCACCTCCAACTCTTTCTCCGTGATTGAGGACGATGCGTTTGCGGGCCTGTCCCACCTGCAGTACCT CTTCATCGAGGACAATGAGATTGGCTCCATCTCTAAGAATGCCCTCAGAGGACTTCGCTCGCTTACACACCT AAGCCTGGCCAATAACCACCTGGAGGCCCTCCCCAGATTCCTGTTCCGAGGCCTGGAGACCCTTACTCAC TGGATGCCCACCGTGAACGCCAGCGTGGGGACCGGCGCCTGTGCGGGCCCCGCTGCCCTGAGCCATATGCAGCTCCGCCACCTCGACCCCGAGACCTTCAAGTGCAGAGCCATAG AGCTGTCCTGGTTCCAGACGGTGGGGGAGTCGGCCCTGAGCGTAGAGCCCTTCTCCTACGAAGGCGAGCCTCACATTGTGCTGGCACAGCCCTTCGCCGGCCGCTGCCTGATCCTCTCCTGGGACTACAGCCTGCAGCGCTTTCGGCCCGAGGAAGAGCTGCCCG cGCCCTCCGTGGTGTCCTGCAAGCCACTGGTGCTGGGCCCGAGCCTCTTCGTGCTGGCCGCCCGCCTGTGGGGGGGCTCACAGCTGTGGGCCCGGCCCAGTCCCGGCCTGCGCCTGGCCCCAACGCAGACCCTGGCCCCGCGGCGGCTGCTGCGGCCCAATGACGCCGAGCTCCTGTGGCTGGAAGGGCAGCCCTGCTTCGTGGTGGCCGACGCCTCCAAGGCAGGCAGCACCACGCTGCTGTGCCGCGACGGGCCCGGCTTTTACCCGCACCAGAGTCTGCACGCCTGGCACAGGGACACGGACGCTGAGGCCCTGGAACTGGACGGCCGGCCCCATCTGCTGCTGGCCTCGGCTTCCCAGCGGCCCGTGCTCTTCCACTGGACCGGTGGCCGCTTCGAGAGACGCACAGACATCCCTGAGGCCGAGGATGTCTATGCCACACGCCACTTCCAGGCTGGTGGGGACGTGTTCCTGTGCCTCACACGCTACATTGGGGACTCCATG GTCATGCGCTGGGACGGCTCCATGTTTCGTCTGCTGCAGCAACTTCCCTCGCGCGGTGCCCACGTCTTCCAGCCACTGCTCATCGCCAGGGACCAGCTGGCCATCCTGGGCAGCGACTTTGCCTTCAGTCAGGTCCTCCGTCTTGAGCCTGACAAGGGGCTCCTGGAGCCGCTGCAGGAGCTGGGGCCCCCGGCCCTGGTGGCCCCCCGTGCCTTCGCCCACATCACTATGGCCGGCAGACGCTTCCTCTTTGCTGCTTGCTTTAAGGGCCCCACACAGATCTACCAGCATCACGAGATTGACCTCAGTGCCTGA
- the LGI4 gene encoding leucine-rich repeat LGI family member 4 isoform X4 — protein sequence MSSDSALCEGSPDLPVSFSPNLLSLSFVRTGVTQLKAGSFLRIPSLHLLLFTSNSFSVIEDDAFAGLSHLQYLFIEDNEIGSISKNALRGLRSLTHLSLANNHLEALPRFLFRGLETLTHWMPTVNASVGTGACAGPAALSHMQLRHLDPETFKCRAIELSWFQTVGESALSVEPFSYEGEPHIVLAQPFAGRCLILSWDYSLQRFRPEEELPAPSVVSCKPLVLGPSLFVLAARLWGGSQLWARPSPGLRLAPTQTLAPRRLLRPNDAELLWLEGQPCFVVADASKAGSTTLLCRDGPGFYPHQSLHAWHRDTDAEALELDGRPHLLLASASQRPVLFHWTGGRFERRTDIPEAEDVYATRHFQAGGDVFLCLTRYIGDSMVMRWDGSMFRLLQQLPSRGAHVFQPLLIARDQLAILGSDFAFSQVLRLEPDKGLLEPLQELGPPALVAPRAFAHITMAGRRFLFAACFKGPTQIYQHHEIDLSA from the exons atgtCCTCGG ACAGCGCCCTGTGTGAGGGATCCCCGGACCTGCCTGTCAGCTTCTCTCCAAACCTGCTGTCACT CTCATTCGTCAGGACTGGAGTCACCCAGCTGAAAGCCGGCAGCTTCCTGAGAATTCCGTCTCTGCACCTGCT CCTCTTCACCTCCAACTCTTTCTCCGTGATTGAGGACGATGCGTTTGCGGGCCTGTCCCACCTGCAGTACCT CTTCATCGAGGACAATGAGATTGGCTCCATCTCTAAGAATGCCCTCAGAGGACTTCGCTCGCTTACACACCT AAGCCTGGCCAATAACCACCTGGAGGCCCTCCCCAGATTCCTGTTCCGAGGCCTGGAGACCCTTACTCAC TGGATGCCCACCGTGAACGCCAGCGTGGGGACCGGCGCCTGTGCGGGCCCCGCTGCCCTGAGCCATATGCAGCTCCGCCACCTCGACCCCGAGACCTTCAAGTGCAGAGCCATAG AGCTGTCCTGGTTCCAGACGGTGGGGGAGTCGGCCCTGAGCGTAGAGCCCTTCTCCTACGAAGGCGAGCCTCACATTGTGCTGGCACAGCCCTTCGCCGGCCGCTGCCTGATCCTCTCCTGGGACTACAGCCTGCAGCGCTTTCGGCCCGAGGAAGAGCTGCCCG cGCCCTCCGTGGTGTCCTGCAAGCCACTGGTGCTGGGCCCGAGCCTCTTCGTGCTGGCCGCCCGCCTGTGGGGGGGCTCACAGCTGTGGGCCCGGCCCAGTCCCGGCCTGCGCCTGGCCCCAACGCAGACCCTGGCCCCGCGGCGGCTGCTGCGGCCCAATGACGCCGAGCTCCTGTGGCTGGAAGGGCAGCCCTGCTTCGTGGTGGCCGACGCCTCCAAGGCAGGCAGCACCACGCTGCTGTGCCGCGACGGGCCCGGCTTTTACCCGCACCAGAGTCTGCACGCCTGGCACAGGGACACGGACGCTGAGGCCCTGGAACTGGACGGCCGGCCCCATCTGCTGCTGGCCTCGGCTTCCCAGCGGCCCGTGCTCTTCCACTGGACCGGTGGCCGCTTCGAGAGACGCACAGACATCCCTGAGGCCGAGGATGTCTATGCCACACGCCACTTCCAGGCTGGTGGGGACGTGTTCCTGTGCCTCACACGCTACATTGGGGACTCCATG GTCATGCGCTGGGACGGCTCCATGTTTCGTCTGCTGCAGCAACTTCCCTCGCGCGGTGCCCACGTCTTCCAGCCACTGCTCATCGCCAGGGACCAGCTGGCCATCCTGGGCAGCGACTTTGCCTTCAGTCAGGTCCTCCGTCTTGAGCCTGACAAGGGGCTCCTGGAGCCGCTGCAGGAGCTGGGGCCCCCGGCCCTGGTGGCCCCCCGTGCCTTCGCCCACATCACTATGGCCGGCAGACGCTTCCTCTTTGCTGCTTGCTTTAAGGGCCCCACACAGATCTACCAGCATCACGAGATTGACCTCAGTGCCTGA
- the LGI4 gene encoding leucine-rich repeat LGI family member 4 isoform X5, which produces MGAGNVGVGECLCHRGHPCPLLVGVHAFGCSCSYVFFSPLWSPISGDTCLGSGRSTAPRVWKRGRSPSPASCPRDLRGNPFQCDCRVLWLLQWMPTVNASVGTGACAGPAALSHMQLRHLDPETFKCRAIELSWFQTVGESALSVEPFSYEGEPHIVLAQPFAGRCLILSWDYSLQRFRPEEELPAPSVVSCKPLVLGPSLFVLAARLWGGSQLWARPSPGLRLAPTQTLAPRRLLRPNDAELLWLEGQPCFVVADASKAGSTTLLCRDGPGFYPHQSLHAWHRDTDAEALELDGRPHLLLASASQRPVLFHWTGGRFERRTDIPEAEDVYATRHFQAGGDVFLCLTRYIGDSMVMRWDGSMFRLLQQLPSRGAHVFQPLLIARDQLAILGSDFAFSQVLRLEPDKGLLEPLQELGPPALVAPRAFAHITMAGRRFLFAACFKGPTQIYQHHEIDLSA; this is translated from the exons ATGGGGGCTGGGAATGTGGGGGTTGGGGAATGTTTGTGTCATAGGGGGCATCCATGCCCACTTCTGGTCGGCGTGCATGCATTTGGCTGCAGTTGTTCTTATGTATTTTTCTCACCACTATGGAGCCCCATCTCTGGGGACACTTGCCTGGGGTCGGGCAGGAGCACAGCCCCCAGGGTGTGGAAGCGGGGTCGCAGCCCCTCCCCGGCCTCTTGCCCCAGGGACCTCCGTGGGAACCCGTTCCAGTGTGACTGCCGCGTCCTCTGGCTCCTGCAGTGGATGCCCACCGTGAACGCCAGCGTGGGGACCGGCGCCTGTGCGGGCCCCGCTGCCCTGAGCCATATGCAGCTCCGCCACCTCGACCCCGAGACCTTCAAGTGCAGAGCCATAG AGCTGTCCTGGTTCCAGACGGTGGGGGAGTCGGCCCTGAGCGTAGAGCCCTTCTCCTACGAAGGCGAGCCTCACATTGTGCTGGCACAGCCCTTCGCCGGCCGCTGCCTGATCCTCTCCTGGGACTACAGCCTGCAGCGCTTTCGGCCCGAGGAAGAGCTGCCCG cGCCCTCCGTGGTGTCCTGCAAGCCACTGGTGCTGGGCCCGAGCCTCTTCGTGCTGGCCGCCCGCCTGTGGGGGGGCTCACAGCTGTGGGCCCGGCCCAGTCCCGGCCTGCGCCTGGCCCCAACGCAGACCCTGGCCCCGCGGCGGCTGCTGCGGCCCAATGACGCCGAGCTCCTGTGGCTGGAAGGGCAGCCCTGCTTCGTGGTGGCCGACGCCTCCAAGGCAGGCAGCACCACGCTGCTGTGCCGCGACGGGCCCGGCTTTTACCCGCACCAGAGTCTGCACGCCTGGCACAGGGACACGGACGCTGAGGCCCTGGAACTGGACGGCCGGCCCCATCTGCTGCTGGCCTCGGCTTCCCAGCGGCCCGTGCTCTTCCACTGGACCGGTGGCCGCTTCGAGAGACGCACAGACATCCCTGAGGCCGAGGATGTCTATGCCACACGCCACTTCCAGGCTGGTGGGGACGTGTTCCTGTGCCTCACACGCTACATTGGGGACTCCATG GTCATGCGCTGGGACGGCTCCATGTTTCGTCTGCTGCAGCAACTTCCCTCGCGCGGTGCCCACGTCTTCCAGCCACTGCTCATCGCCAGGGACCAGCTGGCCATCCTGGGCAGCGACTTTGCCTTCAGTCAGGTCCTCCGTCTTGAGCCTGACAAGGGGCTCCTGGAGCCGCTGCAGGAGCTGGGGCCCCCGGCCCTGGTGGCCCCCCGTGCCTTCGCCCACATCACTATGGCCGGCAGACGCTTCCTCTTTGCTGCTTGCTTTAAGGGCCCCACACAGATCTACCAGCATCACGAGATTGACCTCAGTGCCTGA